The nucleotide window CGTCGTCACCCTCACCGGGTCGGAGACCGACCGGCGCAAGCTGCTCAGCCGCATGTTCCGCGAGGAGAGCGCCCGCGGCATGATCGACCTGGAGACCATCCAGCGCGAGTTCACCTCCGGCCAGGCCGGGGCGGACAGCCTGGGCGCGTTCAAGACCGATCTCATCGAACTGCTCGACGGCCAGGGTTATTTCGTCAACGAGTACGGCATCAACAACGTGCTGCTGCACGTGGCCATCGCCATCGACAGGGTCACCAAGCACCTCTCCCCCGCGCCAGCCGTGACCGAGCCGCCGTCGGAGCTGGCCACCTCCCTGTCCGGCCTGATCATGAAGCACTTCGACGTGTGCCTGGGCAGCGGCGACCTTGCCTACCTCGCGTTCCTGCTCACCACCCGGGTGATCACCCCCGGGCACGACCAGCCGGCGGAGACTCTGATCGAGAGCTATGTGCGGCCCGAGGAGCTCGCCGCGATGCGCGCGATCGTCGACCGGGCCAGCCAGGAGTACCTCGTCGACCTCGACGACGACGACTTCATCGTGCGGCTCACCCTGCATGTGCGAAACCTCATCAACCGTGCCCACGACAAGTCCTACTCGCGCAACCCGCTGACCCGGTCGATCAAGACCTCGTACCCGCTGATCTACGAGCTGGCCGTGTACATCGCCAGCGAGCTGCAGCGGGCGGAGGCGATCGTGATCAACGATGACGAGATCGCCTACATCGCCATGCACGTCGGCGCGCACCTCGAGCAGCAGGTGCGCCGGGTGGAGTTGGTCACCTGCGCGATCGTGTGCCCGAACTACTACGACATGCACGTGCTGCTGCGCGAGCGCATCGAACGGGTGCTCGGCGACGACCTCGAGGTCGTCGCGGTGATCACCCGGTCGGATGTGGCCTGGGATGAGCTCGACGCCGACCTCGTGCTCACCACCATCGACCCGCAGCTGCCGTCAGACGGCATCATCGTGATCCAGCCGTTCCTCACCCAGGGCGACGTCGACCGCATCCGCCAGCACGCCAGCCGGGTACGCCGGATGCGTCGCCGCGCGAGCCTGAAGGACGACCTGCTGCAGTTCTTCGACGAGTCGCTGTTCGCCCGCAACTTCTACGCCCCCGATGAGACGACCATGATCACCGCCCTGGGCGAGCGGATGATCACGCGCGGACTCATCGACCAGAGCTACGTCGACGGTGCCATCGAGCGGGAGCTGATGTCGTCCACGGCGTTCACCGACAACCTCGCCGTGCCGCACGCCATGTCGATGAGCGCCAAGCAGACGTCGATCGCGATCGTCATCAACGACACCCCGATGGAATGGGGCGACAACCGGGTCAACGTGGTCGCCCTGATCGCGTTCAGCGCCGCCGGCCGCAGCACCTTCCAGGCGGTCTTCGACCAGTTCGTCGAGGTCTTCGCCGACCGGGTCGAGGTGCAGCGCCTCATCAAGCGCTCGGTGGACTTCGCGTCGTTCATCGACGAGCTCGTCCACGTCATGGACACCTAACCAACTGTTCCCGAAGCGGACAACTGCGTCCGGCACACCGGCACCAATTGTCCGTTCTGGCAACGGTTGCGGGCGGATGACGCCCGCCCGGTGCAGCCGAGTGGCCCGCCGAGTGGCGGTGCGCCTCTCAGCACGCCAAGATGAGCCATGCGCCGCGTTCTGCTTCCCCTCCTGGTCGGCCTGGCCGTCCTCGCCCCCGTTCTTGTGGCAGGTCCGTCAACAGCGGTCGCAGCCGTGCCCGCCGGCAGCGCGGCCTCGCCGGTGACAACAGTGGCAGCCGCCGTCTCCCCGACCCGCAGCTCCTGGTCGACCAGCTTCACGGCGGCATGGAAGCCGTACGGCAACTGCGGGGTTCCGGTCGCCCAACTCGACACCCAGAGCTACGCGGCCCTCAACCTTGACAGCTCAGCCGGAGGCGTGGGCCAGTATGCCAATGGCAAGAACTGCGGCCGGATGATCACCGTCAAGGTCGGTGAGGTGTGTGTCGGAGGCCGTCACAACACGGGCCCTGTCGGCACGGGCTTCTGCATCGGCGGCAAGCTCGTGAAGGACAAGTACTACGGCGCCACCCAGACCTTCGTCATCGCCGACAGCTGCCCCGATAACAACAACTGGTGCCGCAATGACGCCTACCACCTCGACCTGGCCAAGCCGGCGCTCGCGAAGTTCGTCAAGAACGGCACCGTGATGACCGGGCTCAGCACGGCGTGGGCCAACCGCAAGGTGACCTGGAGCTTCGTGTCCGCCCCGAAGTACACGGGCGATATCAAGATCGGCTTCCGCCGGGACTCGCAGAAGTACTGGACATCCGTGCTGCTCACGCACCTGCAGAACGGAGTCGGCGGGGTGCAGTACTTCCAGGACGGACAGTGGAAATCGGCCAAGATCAGCGGCAAAGTGGGCCAGGCCTATGAACTCGGCGCGACCGTGCCCAATGGCACCAAATTCCGTATCCGTGTGACGGACGCTCTCGGCAAGCCGGTCAAGGGCGGAGCTTCATACAATTTCAGCTTCCCCACCAGCTGCAAGGCGAAGTGCACGGCCGCCTACACGCCGGTCTCCTACACGCACTAACCCGCGCCCGCGCCGGCAACAGTTCCCCGTCCGGACAATTGCGCCCGGTGTGCCGGGCACAATTGTCCGTTGCGGCAACAGTTGTGCGCCGAAAACGCGCCGGCAACAGGGCCGGGCTAGGAGGCGCGCAGGGTGGAGACCAGGCGGCGCACCAGCCAGGTGCGGCGGCGGGCATACGGCGCGGCCACCAGACCGAGCACATCCGGGTGCGCCGGCGTGCGCAGCACCGCCTTGTCGTGGCTGAACAGTTCCACGGTGTGTTCGCCGTGGTAGCTGCCCATGCCGCTGGGCCCGACGCCGCCGAACGGCAGTCCCGGAACCATCAGGTGCGACATGGGTGCTCCCAGCCCGACCCCGCCCGAAGAGGTCCGTGCCAGCAGCGCCCGCTCCGCCTGGCGGTTGCGGGTGAACGCGTACAGCGCCAGCGGCTTGTCCCGCGCGGTGATGAACGCGATCGCGTCCTCAAGTCCAGGCACTGTCACGATCGGCAGGATCGGCCCGAAGATCTCGTCGGTCATCACCGGCGACACCGGGTCGACATCGGCGAGCACCGTCGGGGCGATGTACAGCTCGCTCCGGTCGACCCCGCCGCCGGTCACCAGCCGACCCTGGTCGAGCATCCCGACCAGCCGGTCGAACTGCCGGGCGTTGACGATGCGCCCGTAGTCCGCGCTGGTCCGCGGGTCTGTGCCGTACAGCTCGGCGATGGCGTGCACCAGCAGCGGCTCCAGCCGGGCCGCGACCGCGGGCGTGGTGAGCACATAGTCCGGTGCCACGCAGGTCTGCCCGGCATTCACGAACCGGCCCCAGGCGATTCTCCGCGCCGCGCTCGGCAGGTCTGCGGTGTCGTCGACCCACACCGGTGACTTCCCGCCGAGTTCGAGAGTCACGGGGGTGAGGTGCAGGGCGGCGGCCTGCAGCACGATCCGGGCCACGACGCCGTTGCCGGTATAGAAGATGTGGTCCACGCGTTGCGCGAGCAGTTCGGTGGTCTCCGGAATGCCGCCTTCGACAACGGCCACGGCCTCGCGGTCAAGATACACGGGCACCAGCCTGGCGATCAGGGCCGAGGTCGCCTCGGCCAGCTCGCTGGGTTTGAGCACCACGGTGTTGCCGGCGGCGATGGCGCCGATCAGCGGGGCGAGCAACAGTTGCACGGGATAGTTCCACGGCGCGATGACGGTCACCACGCCGAGCGGTTCGCGCACGATCGTCGCCGTGGACGGCAGCACCACCAGCGGCACCGGCACCCGGCGCGGTTTCAGCCAGCGCCCGAGGTGCCGCAGGGTGTGGTCGATCTCACGCACCAGGATGCCGATCTCGGTGACGTCCGACTCGGTCGGGCTCTTCCGCAGGTCGGCGTGGAGGGCGTCCTGAAGCGCTCCCTGGTTCTCGGTCAGTAGCCGGCGCAACGCCCGCAGCTGGGCACGCCGCCAGGCGATCGGGCGGGTGCGGCCGGAGTCGTAGCCGGCGCGCATCCGCATCACGGCCGCCGTGGCGCCCGCCACGGGCACGGCCGGGGTCGACAGGGTGGGGGCGGCGGATGCGGAGGCAGAGGTCATTGCGCCAGCATATTACGAAACAGTTCGCTTTCGTTTCATAAAAGGGGTAATTTCGAACCATGACCTCCCCGCTCCTTCACGCGTCCGCCGCTCCGGATGCTCCTTCCCCGCTCGCCGCGCTCCTCGCCTTCGTTGACACTCTCGAGGCCCGCGTTCGGCAGGACGGCTCGGGCAGCGCGCTGCTGAGCCCCCGCGGCAGGTACAGCTTCTCCGAGACCGCGCAGCACGCGGCGCAGAGCATCGGCTATTCGATGACCGGCTACCCGCACCTTGCTCCGGTTTCATTGCGGGTCACTGTGGGCCGCGCCGTGAAGCATCTCTTCCTGCGGCGCGGCGCGATGCGGCACAATCTCTCGGCCCCGGTCTCCGGCGCGCCCGAGCTCGACCCAACCATGCCCGACCTCGCCGCGGTCGCTGTGCTCCGGGCCTCGGTGAACCGGCTCGTGGCCTTCGACGGCGCACTGCAGCCGCACCCCACCTACGGCCGCTGCACCAGGGAGCAGGTGGCCACCCTGCAGACCATGCACCTGCGTGAGCACCTGCCCGGCGCGGATGCCGCCCCCGCGACAGCCGCCCCCTCCCCCGCTGCCGGCGCCGACCGATGAGCATCACCGTTCCACGCGGGCGCCCCATGGAGGTGCGTGTCGACGACGCCGTGCTCACCGCCACCACGGCCCTCCTGGCCGAGCAGGGCTACGGCTCCCTCACCACCTCGGCCATCGCGCGCCGCGCCGGGGTGTCCACGGCGTCGCTGTACCGGCGTTGGTCGTCCAAGGAGGAGCTCGTCGCCTCCGCCGCCCGCACCATCGTGGCCGACTACCTCACCCCCGAAGACACCGGCTCCCTGCCCGGCGACCTCGGTCTGCTCATCGGCCAGAAGGTCACCGCACTCAGCGGCGACCTCGGCACTGTGCTCAAGACACTCGTGGGCCAGGCCGCTCACGATCCCGCCATCGCGGAGATCCTCGAGCGCGAGATCCTCGACACCACGACGGCGCACATAGCGGCGATCCTCGACCGGGCAGCCGCCCGCGGCGAGCTCGAGTCCGGCTACAACGCCCAGCAGGCGGCCGACCTCACCATCGCGTTGGTCACAACACCGCTGCTGCTCCGGGCCGACGGTCCGGCCGCGGTAGCCCGCCTCGTACCCGACCACATCGTGGCCCAGGTGCTCGCCGTCCTGCCCCGCTGACACCCCCGCTGGCTAGGGTCGGGTCATCGAGAGTTCGCTCTTGAGGTTGATCGACGATTTGGCCGGCACCGTCTTCGCCCAGCTGATGGCCAGGCCGTTGTCGATGTCTTCGCTGCACCTGCAGAGGTTTCCGAGGTCCGTCATGGCACCGACGGCCTGCCACACCTCTCCGTAGCCGGCCTCGAGCACGGTGGCCCCCTGGGTGAGCGCCTGCAGCCGGAGCGTAATGACCTCGCCAGTGGACACGGTACGAAGACAGCCGACGAGCTGGCCGGTGAGACGCATCTCGCCCGTGCCACGGTCGCTGTCACCCAGATAGCAATCGAAGCCGCGGGACACCCGCACGTCGACGTCGGCACTGTTGTCGTTGTACACCCGCACGTCAGTTCCGATCGAGCTGCCGGCCGCGGTCCACCGGTCCGTCTGCACGAGTCTGATGCCGGTGTCTGCTGCCGCCACCGTTGTCGTGACCACTGTCGGGGAGTCAGCATTGGGCGCTGTCTCCACCGTCTGGGACACGGGTGTCCAGCCCGTTGAACTCTCCCCGACACCGAGACCCGACGGACCGTAGAGCACGCCATCCACCGTCGCAAACGTGCCGCAGGCGGTCGAGGCAAAGAACTCGCCGTACACATCTTCCTCGGTGAACAGCGAGCACTGCAGTTCGTCGCTCACGCCGTAGGTGGCGATCTTCCGCAGCGCGGCCGCACCCGGCGAACCGTCTACCACCGGCGGCGTGGTCGGCGTGGTGCCCGGGTCGTCGGGGTCACCCGGCTCCGTCACCGGGTGAAGCGGTCCACCGGCGTCGGCGATCGCCCAGGAATTCTTGACGATGTCGTCCTTGGACCAGTCGCCCAGGTTGAATCCGAACACGGAACCGTTCACACCGGCGCCGGCCTTGTAGCTGCCGGTCAGCTCCCACCAGGGGTCGGCGTTCAGATCGGCCGAGATCTTCGGGCCCACGGCCGCGGTGATCTTCGGTCCCGCGATACCGTCCACCTTCATATCCAGGCGAACGCCGAGGAACAGTTCGGCCTGGCCGTCGGCGGTGAGGGTCGGCGGCTCGTACGTGAACGTAGTCGCCGGCGGAACGAAGCTCGTCGCGAGTCCGTTCTTGGAGATCGTCGCGGAGACACTGGTCGTCATCACGGTCTCGGCCGACGTGGACAGGGTGGCCTGGGTGTCTGCGGAACCCTCGACGGTGAACTGCAGGGTATTCACGATCACGAACGGGACCGGACCGATTGAGCCCACGATGTTCGGGAGCGGCAGTGGCCGGGCGAGGAGATCCGTCGTGGCCAGTTCGCACTCTGCGTGGCCGGTCACATAGGCGGCCACTCCACCCGTGAGGGTGGCGGTTCCGGTCACGCCGACGGTCGAGTCGAAGTAGTTCAGGTTGACGGACACCTTGGTCTTGATGGAGCCCTCCACCGTGGCGTCGATCCCCATCGACGCACCGCCGGAACAGCTGAAGGTCTTCGCGAACGGGTTCCGCTGTGCGCGCAGGGCCGCGCCATCCTGGCCGGTGAAGTTGTCGAGGGTCACCGGGGTCTCGAATTCGGTCTCAAATGAGCCCCGCTGCACGACATCGTCGAGCTGGGCGGCCTCGGTGACGTACGACGTCGTCGTGCCATCCGTACTCTGCACCGCGATGAGCTTGACGAGCAACCCGTTCGGGGTCTCCGGGGTAACTCCCATAGCGATGAAATCGCCGACGGCCTGATCGGTGTTGGTCAACTCCAGCGTGCCGCGATCCTCCGGCGCGATGGGGATGTCCCCCACCTCCACGACCTCTTCGGCCTGGGGGACCTCGAGGTTGAGCGCCGTTACGTCCTGATAGTCGGCGGTGAGAACCCCGGTGCCGCCCGGCGTCAGCGTGACCGCCGCGGAGACCTCCGGGGTGTACACCCCTGGATCCGATTTCTCCGCCGTGCGAGTCACGCTCGCTGCGGTGATCGAGTAGACACCCGCCGCGAGCTGGGTCAAGGTCTTCGAACCGTTGACCGTCACGGTCTTGGTGTAGCCCTTCGGACCCTTCACCACCACGTCAGCGGTCTGTCCGGCCGGGAGCGCGGTCGTCACGATCTTCAGCGTGGTCGACTGATATGTGACCGTCGCCGCCGCGGTCGTGCCGGTCACGACCTTCGCCAGCTGGGAGGGCTTGGTCGAGTACAGGGTTCCGGCGTCGGACGTGACCGCGGTGCTGGTCAGGCCATACGTTCCGGGCTTGAGATTGACGAGGAGGGTGGTCTTGGTGACGGTCTTCGAGTAGCCGGACGGGCCGGTCACGACGACGCGGCCGGGGCTCGTCGTTGAGGCGCCGACAACCGTGACCTTCAACGCGGTGAGGCCGTAGGTGACGGATGCCGCTGCGGTCTTGCCCTTGACGACGACGGTGGTCGCGGCGCTGCGCACGCCGGAGTAGGTGCCGGCGGCGGTTGTGATCGCGGCGCCGGAGACAGTGTAGGTCCCTGGCTTGAGGTTCATCAGGGACGTGGTCTTGCTGATGGTCTGGGAGTATCCGCTCGGACCGGTCACCTTCACCTTGGCGGTGCTTTTCTGGGGAACGGTCAGGAGCGAGACCTTCAGGCCGGTCCGCCCGTAGGCGATCTTCGTCGGGGTGGACGTGCCGGCCACCAGGGTCAGCTTGGCCGAGCCGGAGAGCACCGGGTAGTACGTTCCGTTCGCCGCCGTGATCGACGGCGCGGAGATCGTGTACGCGCCGGGCTTGAGCTTCGTCAGGGTGGCGTTCGCCTTGACGACCCGCTGGTAGGAGTTGGGGCCCTTGACGGTGACAGTGGCGGTCTTGCCCGCCGGCACGCCGGTGATCGTGACGGCGAGTGTAGCCGTGGTCACAGTCGCGGCAGCGGGCGCGGTGACGAGTTGGGCACGGGCGGGTGCTTCAGCAGCGACGATCGATGCGGCGCCGGTGGGTGCTGCCATGGCGCTGGTCTGCCCGGCAACCAGCATGCCGAACACGGCGAGTGTCGTCGCCGTGATGCTCAGCCAGGTTCGCCGCGGCTTCCGCGCAACGGGCACTGACGATCGAGAACCACGATTGCGACGTTTCGGCACGACTCTCCCCAGGGGACGCACGCCCACCGGTCAGGAAATGGGCGAACCGGTGAAACCGGTGAGAGTTCCCGTATAAGAACCTATGGGAGAAAGTAACCCTGGTCAGACGCCGGAAAGCCCCCAGTTCGGGGACGAGGCTCCCGGCGCCGACCGCAGCCGACTGGTGCCGGAGCGGACAATTGCACCCGGCGCACCGGGCGCAATTGTCCGCACTGGGAACAGTTGCAGGGTTGGCGAGGGTGCGCGTGGGCGCGAGAGGACGGGTCAGGCCAGGGGGACGGGGGTGATGCCGAACTGGGCCAGGCCAGCTGCGCCACCGTCTTCGGCGGTGAGCACCCAGATGCCGTCCTTGTGCACGGCAACGCTGTGTTCCCAGTGCGCGGCGGCCTTGCCGTCGCTGGTGGCAACCGTCCAGTCGTCGTCCCGGGTGTACGTTTCGATGTCACCGAGCACCACCATCGGCTCGATCGCCACCACCAGGCCGGGCTTCACGTCCGGGCCCTTCTGGCGCACCCGGTAGTTGAACACCGGCGGCGCCTCGTGCATCGACTTGCCGATGCCGTGCCCCACGTAGTCGGTGAGAATCCCGTACGTGCCCTGCGACTCGATGTAGTCTTCGATGGCCTCCCCCACCTCGTTGAGGTGCCGAGCTTCGGCCAGTCGGGCGATGCCGTGCCAGAGCGACTGCTCGGTCACTCGGGAGAGTTCCTCGCGCTCTGCGACGAGTTCGGGTCGCGAGGGATCCGGCAGCACGAAGGTGAACGCCGCGTCGCCGTTCCAGCCGTCCAGGATGGCGCCGCTGTCGATCGACACGATGTCGCCGGCGCCCAGCACCCGGCCGTTCGGGATGCCGTGCACCACGTCGTCGTTCACCGACGCGCACACGGTGTGGAAGTAGCCCTGCTCGAGCTTGAAGTTGGGCTGTCCGCCCAGGGCCACAATGGCCGCCTCAGCGGCCGCATCCAGCTCGAGGGTGGTGACGCCCACGCGCATCGCCTCCCGCGCCGCCACGAGCGACGCAGCGGTCGCCAGGCCGGGGGCCAGCATGAGGCGCATCTGCGCCGGGGACTTGTAGATGGAGCGGCGAAGGGCCACGGTGATACCTGCAAACTAAGTTGTCGTGCGGGGCCGGCGCCGGTAGGCGCTGGGTGAAAAACGAAAGGGCGCCGACCGAAGCCGACGCCCCCTCAGAGCAATTTAGACGGAGGCCGCGACCGCGTCGGTGGGCCCGACAGCGTGCAGGCCGCGCTCGGCCAGCGCCGCAACGATGCGGTCGGTGACCTGGTCGACGGCGCCGAGGCCGTCGACGGTCACCACGAGGCCGCGCTTGTCGTAGAGGTCGATCAGCGGAGCCGTCTGCTCCTCGTACACGTCCAGCCGGTGGCGGATGACCTCGGCGGTGTCGTCGGCGCGCCCCTGCTCTGCGGCGCGCTTGAGCAGCCGGGCGACGACCTCGTCGGTGTCGGCGACGATCTGCACCACGGCGTCGAGCGAGGTGCCCGCAGCGTCGAGCAGGCGGTCGAGTTCGTGCACCTGGTCGGTGGTACGCGGGTAGCCGTCGAGCAGGAAGCCGTTCAGGGCATCCGGCTCCTGGAGGCGGTCGGCGACGATGGCGTTCGTCAGCGAGTCCGGCACGTACTGGCCGGCCTCGATGAACGCCTTGACCTGCAGGCCGAGCTCGGTTTCGGTCTTCACGTTGTGACGGAAGATGTCACCGGTGGAGATGGCGGGAATGCCGAAGGCCTCGGCCAGGCGTACCGCCTGGGTGCCCTTGCCGGCGCCCGGAGGGCCGATCACGAGAAGCCGGGTCATCGCAGCAGCCCTTCATAGTGCCGCTGTTGCAGCTGGGAGTCGATCTGCTTGACCGTCTCCAGGCCGACACCGACGATGATCAGGATGCTGGCGCCACCGAACGGGAAGTTCTGGTCGGCACCGATGGCGGAGAACGCTATCAGCGGGATCAGGGCGATCAACCCCAGATACAGCGCGCCGGGCAGCGTCACGCGGGTGAGCACGTAGTCGAGGTACTCGGCGGTGGGCCGGCCAGCACGGATGCCGGGGATGAATCCGCCGTACTTCTTCATGTTGTCCGCGACCTCTTCGGGGTTGAAGGTGATCGCGACGTAGAAGTAGGTGAAGCCCACGATGAGCAGGAAGTAGAACGCCATGTAGAGCGGGTGGTCGCCCTTGGTCAGGTTGTTGGTGACCCAGGTGACCCAGGCCTGCGGCGTCTCGCCGGCCGCGGGTTGGTTGAATTGCGCGATCAACGCCGGCAGGTAGAGCAGCGACGACGCGAAGATGACGGGCACAACGCCGGCCATGTTCACCTTGATCGGGATGTAGGTGTTGTTGCCGCCGTAGGTACGGCGTCCCACCATGCGCTTGGCGTATTGCACGGGGATGCGGCGTTGCGACTGCTCGACGAACACGACAGCGGCCACGACGATCAAGCCGATCGCGAGAACGATGAGCAGAACGTCGATGCCGTTCTGCTGGCCGATCGCGAAGAGGGAGTTCGGGAAACGAGCGGCGATCGACGTGAAGATCAACAGCGACATTCCGTTGCCGATGCCGCGCTCGGTGATCATCTCACCCATCCACATGATGACGCCGGTGCCGGCGGTCATGGTGATGACCATCAGCATGATGGCGTACCAGGCGTCGTTGGTGAGCAGCTGCGAGCACTCGGACGATGCCGAGGTGCCGAACAGTGCGCCGCTGCGGGCCACCGTAATCAGCGTGGTCGACTGCAGGATGCCGAGGGCGATGGTGAGGTAACGGGTGTACTGAGTGAGCTTGGACTGGCCCGCCGCACCCTCCTTGTAGAGGGTCTCGAAGTGGGGAATCACCACGCGCAGCAGCTGCACGATGATGGAGGCCGTGATGTACGGCATGATCCCCAGTGCGAAGACTGAAAGCTGCAGCAGGGCGCCACCGCTGAACAGGTTCACGAGCTCGTAGAGGCCGCTCGTTCCCTGGTTCGCTGCAAGACAGGCTTGCACGTTGCCGAAGTCCACGAACGGGGCGGGGATGAACGAGCCCAGTCGGAACAGGGCGACGATGCCCAGGGTGAACCCGATCTTCTTACGAAGGTCCGGCGTGCGGAATATCCGCGCAATGGCGCTAAACAAAAAAGGCCTCCAGTTAGTAACAAAGAACGAGCTTGCCGAGACAGCGTCAGCGCTTTAGTCGCTGAGCAGGCTCGACAAGCTCGATCTCGTCTACGGGTCTTACTACTTGATCGAGCCACCTGCTGCGACGATCTTCTGCTCTGCTGAGCGGGAGACCTTATCGACTGCAACAGTCAGCTTAACCGCAATGTCACCATTGCCGAGAACCTTGACCTTCTCGTTGTCGCGAACGGCACCCTTGGCGACCAGTGAAGCGATGGTTACATCGCCGCCGGTCGGGTACAGCTCAGCGAGGCGCTCCAGGTTGACAACCTGGTACTCGACGCGGAACGGGTTCTTGAACCCGCGCAGCTTCGGGGTGCGCATGTGCAGCGGCATCTGCCCACCCTCGAAGCCGATACGCACGGTGTAGCGCGCCTTGGTGCCCTTGGTTCCACGACCCGCGGTCTTACCCTTGGATCCTTCACCACGGCCAACGCGCTGCTTGTCCTTCTTCGATCCGGGCGCGGGGCGAAGGTGGTGAACCTTCAGCACCTGCGGACGGGCCTCAGTGGGCTCAGTCGGCGCGGCGGCCTTCTTGGCGGCAGCAGTCTTGGCCGGAGCCTTGGCTGCAGCAGCCTTCGTGGTCGTCGCCTTGGGGGCGGCGGCCTTCTTAGCGGCGGGCTTGGTTGCGACCTTCTCGGTCGCTTCCTTCTCGTCAGCCATTAGTCAATCTCCTCGACCTTCACAAGGTGAGCAACGGTGTTGACGTAGCCACGGTTCTGCGAGTTGTCCTCGCGGATGGTGACGGCGCCAATGCGACGCAGGCCCAGGCTGCGAAGTGTGTCGCGCTGGTTCTGCTTCTCACTAATTTTGGACTTGATCTGCGTAATCTTCAGCTGAGCCATTAGGCACCTGCCTTCGCGCTTGCGGCGGCTGCTGCTGCAGCCGCGTCGGCACGCAGAAAACGGGCCGGAGCCACGTCTTCGTAGGAGAGGCCACGGCGAGCCGCGACTGCACGGGGCTCTTCGAGCTGGTGCAGGGCCTCCACCGTGGCGTGCACGATGTTGATGGTGTTCGACGAACCGAGCGACTTGCTCAGGACGTCGTGGATGCCGGCGCATTCGAGTACGGCGCGCACCGGGCCACCGGCGATAACGCCGGTACCTGCTGCGGCCGGACGGAGAAGAACGACTCCGGCAGCTGCTTCACCCTGAACGGGGTGCGGGATGGTGAGGCCGACGCGGGGAACGCGGAAGAAGTTCTTCTTCGCTTCCTCGACGCCCTTGCTGATTGCGGTCGGGACCTCGCGGGCCTTACCGTAACCAACGCCTACCAGGCCGTTACCGTCTCCGACGACGACCAGAGCGGTGAAGCTGAAGCGACGACCACCCTTGACCACCTTGGAAACACGGTTGATCGTGACGACGCGCTCGAGGAACTGGCTCTTCTCGGCGTCACGGCTTCCGCGCTCACGGTTCGGGCTGCGCTCGCGGCCACCACGACGAGCCTCGCGGGGCTCGTTCTGCGGCGGCGTGGTCGAAGCTGCGGTTTCCACCGGAACTTCAGTGACGACGTCAGCTTCCTTCGCTGCTGCGGTGCTACTGGATTCAGTGCTCACAGGTCCAACCCTCCCTTTCGGGCTCCTTCGGCGATGGCTGCGACGCGTCCTGCGTACTTGCTGCCACCACGGTCAAATACGACGGCTTCAATACCGGCGGCTTTGGCGCGCTCGGCGACAAGCTCGCCGACCTTGTGCGCCTTGGCGGTCTTGTCACCATCGAAGGTGCGCAGACCGGTTTCGAGAGTCGACGCCGACGCGAGGGTGAAACCCTTGCTGTCGTCAACGACCTGCACGAAGACGTGGCGAGCCGAACGGGTGACGACGAGACGCGGACGAAGCGCGGTCCCCTCGATCTTCTTGCGAAGACGTGCGTGCCTGCGTCCGCGGGCAGCCGACTTGCTTTTTC belongs to Cryobacterium sp. SO2 and includes:
- a CDS encoding adenylate kinase: MTRLLVIGPPGAGKGTQAVRLAEAFGIPAISTGDIFRHNVKTETELGLQVKAFIEAGQYVPDSLTNAIVADRLQEPDALNGFLLDGYPRTTDQVHELDRLLDAAGTSLDAVVQIVADTDEVVARLLKRAAEQGRADDTAEVIRHRLDVYEEQTAPLIDLYDKRGLVVTVDGLGAVDQVTDRIVAALAERGLHAVGPTDAVAASV
- a CDS encoding aldehyde dehydrogenase family protein codes for the protein MTSASASAAPTLSTPAVPVAGATAAVMRMRAGYDSGRTRPIAWRRAQLRALRRLLTENQGALQDALHADLRKSPTESDVTEIGILVREIDHTLRHLGRWLKPRRVPVPLVVLPSTATIVREPLGVVTVIAPWNYPVQLLLAPLIGAIAAGNTVVLKPSELAEATSALIARLVPVYLDREAVAVVEGGIPETTELLAQRVDHIFYTGNGVVARIVLQAAALHLTPVTLELGGKSPVWVDDTADLPSAARRIAWGRFVNAGQTCVAPDYVLTTPAVAARLEPLLVHAIAELYGTDPRTSADYGRIVNARQFDRLVGMLDQGRLVTGGGVDRSELYIAPTVLADVDPVSPVMTDEIFGPILPIVTVPGLEDAIAFITARDKPLALYAFTRNRQAERALLARTSSGGVGLGAPMSHLMVPGLPFGGVGPSGMGSYHGEHTVELFSHDKAVLRTPAHPDVLGLVAAPYARRRTWLVRRLVSTLRAS
- a CDS encoding DUF1569 domain-containing protein yields the protein MTSPLLHASAAPDAPSPLAALLAFVDTLEARVRQDGSGSALLSPRGRYSFSETAQHAAQSIGYSMTGYPHLAPVSLRVTVGRAVKHLFLRRGAMRHNLSAPVSGAPELDPTMPDLAAVAVLRASVNRLVAFDGALQPHPTYGRCTREQVATLQTMHLREHLPGADAAPATAAPSPAAGADR
- the map gene encoding type I methionyl aminopeptidase yields the protein MALRRSIYKSPAQMRLMLAPGLATAASLVAAREAMRVGVTTLELDAAAEAAIVALGGQPNFKLEQGYFHTVCASVNDDVVHGIPNGRVLGAGDIVSIDSGAILDGWNGDAAFTFVLPDPSRPELVAEREELSRVTEQSLWHGIARLAEARHLNEVGEAIEDYIESQGTYGILTDYVGHGIGKSMHEAPPVFNYRVRQKGPDVKPGLVVAIEPMVVLGDIETYTRDDDWTVATSDGKAAAHWEHSVAVHKDGIWVLTAEDGGAAGLAQFGITPVPLA
- a CDS encoding TetR/AcrR family transcriptional regulator — protein: MSITVPRGRPMEVRVDDAVLTATTALLAEQGYGSLTTSAIARRAGVSTASLYRRWSSKEELVASAARTIVADYLTPEDTGSLPGDLGLLIGQKVTALSGDLGTVLKTLVGQAAHDPAIAEILEREILDTTTAHIAAILDRAAARGELESGYNAQQAADLTIALVTTPLLLRADGPAAVARLVPDHIVAQVLAVLPR
- a CDS encoding BglG family transcription antiterminator; amino-acid sequence: MSDKQTRMLDFLSQTSSWITAGELADRLGVTPRSVRSYVTAVKASAHPLTVIESGTAGYRLNRDEFAAYTAQHRSKVREADADTPQQRLSSLVRRLTEAADGLDVYELAAENFVSDSTIEADLARVRLLLPDSGLTLVRHGSVVTLTGSETDRRKLLSRMFREESARGMIDLETIQREFTSGQAGADSLGAFKTDLIELLDGQGYFVNEYGINNVLLHVAIAIDRVTKHLSPAPAVTEPPSELATSLSGLIMKHFDVCLGSGDLAYLAFLLTTRVITPGHDQPAETLIESYVRPEELAAMRAIVDRASQEYLVDLDDDDFIVRLTLHVRNLINRAHDKSYSRNPLTRSIKTSYPLIYELAVYIASELQRAEAIVINDDEIAYIAMHVGAHLEQQVRRVELVTCAIVCPNYYDMHVLLRERIERVLGDDLEVVAVITRSDVAWDELDADLVLTTIDPQLPSDGIIVIQPFLTQGDVDRIRQHASRVRRMRRRASLKDDLLQFFDESLFARNFYAPDETTMITALGERMITRGLIDQSYVDGAIERELMSSTAFTDNLAVPHAMSMSAKQTSIAIVINDTPMEWGDNRVNVVALIAFSAAGRSTFQAVFDQFVEVFADRVEVQRLIKRSVDFASFIDELVHVMDT